The sequence below is a genomic window from Sorangiineae bacterium MSr12523.
CGGCATGAGCGCGATGAGCAGACCCAAGGTCATACTGCCCACAGCCCCCGCCGTTCCCCGCGCCACCGCCCACACGCGCGACTCTTCGGGCTGGAACTCGGGCCACATGCACACGAAGCTGCCCAGGACGAGGATCAAGCATCCGATCCAGATCCACGTCACCAGCGGGTTCACGTGGAACTGCAGCGTGGCCAGCTTGGTCTGCGGATTGATGGCGCCCACCACCACGTAAAGATCGTCACGCAGCGAGTGCAGCAGCGAGACCTCCGTCGTGGGCTGCTCGGCGTTCTTCTTGTAGATGAACTTCGCCGGGTTCACGTAGCCGGCGAATTTGCCGTTCTTCGTCACGCGGAAGTCCGCGAAGACCATGCGCTTCGAGTTGTCGAGCTCCATGCGCGGGCCCATGTACTCGAGCGCGTAGTTGTCGATTTGGTAGACCTGCCCCGGCATCATCGCCGTCTCGCGGTCGATGTTCCACGAGTGGCCGGTGAAGCCGAGCACCATGAGCACGATGCCCATGTGCACGATGTACCCGCCGTAACGGCGGCGCGACGTCGGCGGCAGGGTCATCATCGTGTAGAGGAAGCCGGGGAAAAAGCCCGCATACCAAAGTGCCGCGGGGGTGCCCGCCGAAGCACCGCTCTTGCGCCGTGAGCGGAAGAGCAGCACGAACTCCTGCACGATGACCGCCGCATTGAAGACGCACAGCGAGACACCCATCACCGGCGTCACCGCATTGAAGGCGCGCAGCACCTGCCCCAACGTGCCCGGGTAAATCGGCTCGCTGAAGACGATGGCGGGGAAGCCGAGTCGCTTGCCCAGCGCGAAGTGCAGCACGATGGCGACGACGAACGCGATGCCCGGCGCCATGAAGTTGCGGCGCAGCGCATCGGGGCTCGTCTTCTTCCACCCGAGGAGCGAGCCGCAACCCATGAGCGCGAAGATGATGAGCCCAATGGGCTGCACCCACGCGTTGTAATACGGCGGGCCGACGGTGACCTTCTCGTTCCAGAAGGCCTCGCTGATCATCGGGAAGGTCGTCGCCGCGAGCACGAACACCATGAACCCGAGCAGGGCCCAGTTGTTCATGACGAAGGTGAACTCACGCGAGAAGATCGACTCGATGACGGGCCGCTCCGTCTGCGTGTCGAGCCCCGCGGTCATGCGGCGGAAGACGATCTCCACGCCAGCGTAAACGGTGAAGCCCAGGAGCAGCGGAATGGTGAGCACCGGCCAGGGCAGGTAGTGCGCGAGCGCCCAACCGCCGGGGGCTGCCAGGATCACCATGGTCCAACCGGAGATCACCGCGGCCTTGCGCAGACGCGGCGACGGCGGAAGATGACGCAGCTCCGGCCAGCGGTAGAGGATGAGCGTGAGTACCACGGCCGCGGCCAGCGCGAGGAAGTAGAGGAAGTACGTTCCAATCGACGACTGCGCGAACGAGTGCACGCTGGCGATGGCGCCCGAGCGCGTGAGGAACGTGCCGAAGATGGTCATGAAGAAGGTGAGGCAGACCAAAAAGATGTTCCACAGCTTCAAGAAGCCGCGGCGCTCTTGGATCATGACGGAGTGGATGAACGCGCTCGACGTCAAGAAGGGGAGGAACGCGGCATTCTCGACCGGATCCCACGCCCAGTAGCCGCCCCACCCGAGCTCGACGTAGGCCCAGAGCATGCCGAGTGTGTTGCCGATGCCCAGAAAGAGCCAGGAGAAGAGGGTGAACTTGCGCGAGGCGGTGATCCACTCCGTATCGAGCCGTCCGGTGACCAGGGCCGCGATCGCGTAGGCGAACGGGATCGTGCAGCCGACGAAGCCGATGTAGAGGCTCGGCGGGTGGATGATCATGTAGAAGTCTTGCAGAAGGACATTGAGCCCTTCACCGTCGCCGCGGGCGCCGCCGACGCTGGTCGAAAACGGATTCGCCGCAAAGGCCATCAGCACGCAGAAGAAGAGAACGACGGCCATCATCGTCGCGATGATGTACGGCTGCAGTGCGAGGTGCTTCTTGCCAAGCGCGAAGACGCAAACGCCTATGTAGAGCGAAAGCAAGAAGAGCCACCACAAGAGCGACCCGTCCTGTCCTCCCCAGAGCGCGGTGAAGAGGAAGACCGTGTCCATCGATCGATCCGAGTAGTGCGCGACGTAGCGCAGTCGGAAGTCGTGGCTCACGAAGGCGTAGGCCAAACAGAGCACGCACGATGCGATGAGGAACACGGTGCCGTACGCACCGAAACGCGCAGCTTGCAACGTGCGCGGACGGCCCGTGGTACCGGCCGCGAGCGACACGGCGAACGTGTACGCGGCGACGACCATCACGCACAGGAGAAGGGTGCTACCGAAGAGCGGAAATGTGTTCCACATGACGAAGACCTCGCGCTGCGGCGATCGCGGCAGCTAATCGATGAAGTCTAGTCAGAGGCTGCGCAGAATGCGACCGAGACGGTCGAGTCCTTCGTCGAGACGTGGATCATCGATGGACCATGAGAGTCGAAATCCATTGGGGACTTCGAAGAAGGACCCGGGCACCACGAGGGCGCCGTGCTCGGCGGCCCCCTTCTCCAGAGCTGGCCGCAGATCGCCTGCGCCGGGCAGGGTGGCTAAACCGAAGAGTCCGGATTGCGGCCCGCTCCACGCGAACCGCGGTTGTTCTTGCGCCAACCAGGCCGAGGCGCGCGCGCGTTTGTCCGCGAGAAGACGCCGGGACCGCGCGGCCAACGTTTGAATGTGACTCAGCGCGTGAATGAAAAGCTGCGCGTGCGGAAGGGGCAAGTAGCCGGCGCTCGACATCATGGTGGCGTACGCGCGACGAATGACGTCGACCGGTCCGAGCACCCATCCAAACCGGTGGGTTCCCAGGCCGTAGCACTTGGTCATGCTGGAGACGACGACGATGTTGTCGGCCAGGCGCCGCGCGCAGCCGCGGAAGACCCCGTCCTTGTCGACGAAGTCGTCGAAGGGCGAATAGATCTCGTTGACGATCAGGTGACCGCCTCGTTCTCCAATGAGGCGGGCGACCTCCTGCAAGGTCTCGTCGTCGGTGCGGCGCCCCGTCGGGTTGTGCAAATTGGTGATGAGGACGGCGCGCGTACGCTCGGTGATGCGCTCGGCCACGAGCTCGGGATCGACGGCGTAGTCGGAGTCGGCCGGACGCGGAAAGCGGGTGACGTGGGCGCCGATGCCGCGCGCAGTGGTAAGGAGCGGCTCGTAGGCAGGTTCCTCGACCAGGATTTCATCGCCGGGCGAGAGCAAGCTGGCGTACGCGATCCAAATGGCGTGCGCGGCGCCAATGGTGGCGATGGTTTCCTCGGGGGTGACGCTGTTGTGACGCGCAATGGCGGCCGTCAGCGCGGGCCGTGCGCGCGTGTCGTCCAGATCGGGCGGCGGGCCAAGCTCCGCGAGGTGGAAGGCCGGCATGCCGCTGGTGGCCAGGTCAAAGGGGGTTTGGCCGACGTTCTGAATGGCCCACTCGAGGTAATTCACGCGGGGGTACATGGTGGCTAGGGCTCTTTGCGCTTGAGGGTGAACTGTCCGTCGCGAACGAGGTGGGCATCGGGAAGGGAGAGCTTCATCGTGCCCGTGGCATCGGCGCCGGTGACCTTCCCGTAAAGCGTGCCGCTGAATCCGCGATCGGCAATGTCCTTGCGGGCGATGCTGGCGGCGAGCGCATCGCCGGTGAGCGAACCGTAGACGACGGAGGGGCCGAGGACGCCTTCGAGGGTGCCGTCCACCTTGCCGGTTTGGGGATCGATGGTGAGGTCGATTTTCCCTTCACCGAGCCCCTCGGGGCCGTCGTCGCCGCGCCACTTCACGCCACCGTATTCGGGGCCGCTGGGAACGTAGAATGTGCCGCGCGTCGTTTTGTAGGTGCCGGTCCAGTGGACGGGTTGGCCCGCCTGCTTCTTCTCCGCGGCGGGTTCGGTCTTCTTTCCGGCGGCGGTGGCCGCATCTTCGGTGGCGCTGCCACCCGCATCGGGCGTAGGCGGCGGAATGTCCGATTTGCCGCAGGCCGCGAAGGCGAGAACGAAAAGGGCGGCGTGACGCATCATCATCCTTGGTTCTCCAGGATGCGGACGCCGAGTTCGCCTTCGATGTCGACCAGCTCGCCGCGCGCGACCTCTTGTCCGCCGACGCGCAAGATCACGGAGGAGCCGACGGGGCGCCCCAAGGTGATCACGTCGCCGGCGCGGAGGTTGGCCCATTCGCGGGCGCGCATTTCGGCGGAGCCGACTTCGACACGAACGACGACGGGGACGTCGCCGGCGTTCTCCACCAGGGCATTGTCTTCGCGAGCCATCGAGAGATCCTCCACCGAGCCACCTACCACGAGCTTGCCGTCCGCGCCGAGCGTTGCCGACAGGCCTCGGTCCGAGCGCGGGGCGCAAAGGATCACCGGGCCCGAAAGGCTCCACGGCGGCGGAAGCCACACCGCACCCGGCGTCAGCGTTTTCATCTCGGACACCGTGGACAGCGACACCGACGCCACGATCGGCATGCTCAGGGGGATGTCGCCCAGCCGCGCCAGTGCAGCCCGATCCCACGGCGGCTCCGTGCGCGGCGAAAGCAGCGGATCGCCCGGCGAAAACGCCACGCGCGCGAGAAAGGCCTCATCCCCGAGCACCACGGTGAAGCTCGCGAAGAGGGCATCCTCCATCGCCGCATCCATCGTGCGAACCCGCAGGGGGAGCGCACCCGCCCCGCGCCGCAAGGTCGTCACCACCACGGCGGCGAAGGCTCCGTACACGGTCGCCGGGGGCGGCGAAAAAGGATCCAGCGACGAGGTGCGAAGCAGCGGACGGCGGAGTGCCCGGGCCACCACCTGCGCCGCGAGCGCGCCCTCCACCTCGAGCCACGCGCGCACCGTTCCCGTGTCGTCTTCGAGCCCCAAGGTCACCGCGCTCGGATCCGTACGGCCTGCGCGGGTCGCGTCCCGCACGTGGCGCAGCCGCACCTCGATGCGGCTGTCGAGGATCTCCGCGAGCGCCGCCTGCATCGCCGCGATGGAACCGCTCGCATCGAGCAAGTGCCGGAGCGCGCGCATCGCTTCGAGCGAGCGCGCGCTCATGCCATCCAGGGCATCCCAGGGATAGCGCCGAACCGTGCGGCTCATCGACCCAGCATGATCTCGCGTTCGACGAGCTGGTCCGCCTGCTGCGAAAACCGCTGGAACCGGGTGTATTCCTCGCCCGGCTGCACCCGGCCGGCGGGGATGTCCACCACGCGATCCAAGTACAGCGCGTGCCCGTGCACGGCGTCGCCGACCCGCACGAGGCGCTCACCGTCGCGCACCTCGCCCACCGGAAGGCTCGAGGGCATGCGCATCGACTCGGGCACCACCACCTCGAACTTCACCTCCACGTGGGAGGAGCCGCTGATGAGTTGAGGCGTCTGCCGCTCGGCCAGCGCCGCCAGTTGTGCCAGGCGCATGGGGAACATGGGCTTGAGCGACATGCCGCCATTCACCGCGCGCGCGAGCTGCGGCACGTCGGCCTTCACCCGCACCACGAGCGGCGCGTCGAGCGCTTGTTTGCCCTCGACCTGGACGTCCCGCACGCGCGCGCCCGGGAAATTGCGCCCTACGAGCCGCGTCTCCACGAAGTCGCGCACCTGGCCGGCGGCGATGCGATCGAACACGCCGCGCACCGACGCGCCCACCTTGCCGCGGAAGGCTTGCGAGAGATCGAGGCTCGCGGAGCCGTCCTCGCGCAAGGTGGCGCGCCCCTCGAAGCTCACGCCATCGAGATCGCCGCCCGTCGCCGTCGTGTCGCGCGGCGTGCCCGGAATCAGCCGGTACGCCGGCTGCCCGCGCAGGCCCGCGGCGATGTAGCCGAAGGGCGCGAACTTGTCGCGCACGGTGAGCCAGCGGATACCGGACTCCGTGTCGAGGCGCATCACCAGCGAGTCGTAGGCCTCCGTCTCACTCAGCTTCCCCAGCGGAGGCGGCGCGAGGCGGTTCTTCACCACCGCGAGCTCCAGCGGGATCCCGAGCTGCCGCAGAAGGTGCCCATACGCCGACTGCAGCGAGCCACTGCGCCCGGTCAGCGCGCGGCGGCCGTCGTTCTCGTTGCCCTCTTCCACGGCGCCGAGCACGTAGTGGTAAAGCTTCTCCGCGCGGGCGAGGCGGCTCTTCTCGGGCACGTCCTTGACGATCTCGCGCGCCAGTTTGCCGAGGCGCGGATCGAGCGGCGTCTCGTCGGAGGCGAGATCCACCAGCCGGGCCAGCGACTCCTGCAGCGACTGACCCCAGCCGATGCGCACGCTCGGGAGAAACTCCGTCGGCGGCACGGCATCCGGCTCCTCGGGTGCCGGCGGGCTCTCGTCGACCCGCCAGCGGCGCTCGACGAAGGTCCCGAGGGCGCGCTCTTTGGGCTTGGGTACGCTGCCGCGCGTCTCGACCTCCAGCGGGCGATCCTTCGGCGAGATGACCACGAACTCGCTGCGCCAGTAGCCCTTGTCCGCCTCGCGGAAGAACCACTGCGGGCCCTTGTAGCTCTTGCCCTTTTCGCCGTCGCCCCGGAACGAGGTGACGTGCTCCATCTCGACGTAGTCACCGATCTCGAGGTGGGGCAACGTCAACGTGGGCTTGCCCTCCACGGGCTCGGGCTCGAGCACGCTGCCGTCGGGTTTGATCACGCGCAGGCGCAGCACCAGGCCTTGCGGCGGCTGTTGCTCGGCCTCCTTGCCGATGGCCTCCTGCGACTGCATCCGCTGGATCTCGTGCTCGAGCATCTCGCTCGAGCCGTCGGGGTGCACCCACAACGCGGAGTAGTCGAGGACGCGCGCGGCATTGCCGGCCATCTTCTTGCCGCTCTTTTCCCACTTCTCGAAGTCGCGAATGACCTGCTTGCCGTCGATGCGGTACGGCTCCAGGTTCGTCGCGCCCTCGATGACCGTGATGGCATCGCGAAGCTCCGCCACCGAGGCTCCAGCCTGGATGGACTCGGCGAGCGCCCGCCGCAAGGCCCCGCGATCGCCCTTGGAGAAGGCGCGATCGGCCAGGCGGAAACGCACCGTCGCGTCCTCCGGGTTCTTGGCCAGCGCTTTGTCGAGTTCCGCGGCCGCCGCCGCGGGATTTCCGGCGCGCGCGAGCACGTCGGCGATGCGCGTGGCGATCTCCTTGCGATCGGGGCGGCGCTTGGCCAGCCGCCGCAGCTCGTCGATGGCGGCTTTCCAGTCCTGTCGCGCGAGCGCGCGC
It includes:
- the ccsA gene encoding cytochrome c biogenesis protein CcsA, with product MWNTFPLFGSTLLLCVMVVAAYTFAVSLAAGTTGRPRTLQAARFGAYGTVFLIASCVLCLAYAFVSHDFRLRYVAHYSDRSMDTVFLFTALWGGQDGSLLWWLFLLSLYIGVCVFALGKKHLALQPYIIATMMAVVLFFCVLMAFAANPFSTSVGGARGDGEGLNVLLQDFYMIIHPPSLYIGFVGCTIPFAYAIAALVTGRLDTEWITASRKFTLFSWLFLGIGNTLGMLWAYVELGWGGYWAWDPVENAAFLPFLTSSAFIHSVMIQERRGFLKLWNIFLVCLTFFMTIFGTFLTRSGAIASVHSFAQSSIGTYFLYFLALAAAVVLTLILYRWPELRHLPPSPRLRKAAVISGWTMVILAAPGGWALAHYLPWPVLTIPLLLGFTVYAGVEIVFRRMTAGLDTQTERPVIESIFSREFTFVMNNWALLGFMVFVLAATTFPMISEAFWNEKVTVGPPYYNAWVQPIGLIIFALMGCGSLLGWKKTSPDALRRNFMAPGIAFVVAIVLHFALGKRLGFPAIVFSEPIYPGTLGQVLRAFNAVTPVMGVSLCVFNAAVIVQEFVLLFRSRRKSGASAGTPAALWYAGFFPGFLYTMMTLPPTSRRRYGGYIVHMGIVLMVLGFTGHSWNIDRETAMMPGQVYQIDNYALEYMGPRMELDNSKRMVFADFRVTKNGKFAGYVNPAKFIYKKNAEQPTTEVSLLHSLRDDLYVVVGAINPQTKLATLQFHVNPLVTWIWIGCLILVLGSFVCMWPEFQPEESRVWAVARGTAGAVGSMTLGLLIALMPATAHAQSVGAGASSLHAGTVHIESPAEKEVFSALRCMCGGCARDLLSTCACGTADEARDAIRAKMRAGETKDQIVLAYQKQYGSEALAIPPNTGAMRTIYAVPLAAIAAGGVGVMVLFRRWRGNSKGQEPAKKDKGKDDVKTKRDEYDARLDEELRDLDD
- a CDS encoding pyridoxal phosphate-dependent aminotransferase; the encoded protein is MYPRVNYLEWAIQNVGQTPFDLATSGMPAFHLAELGPPPDLDDTRARPALTAAIARHNSVTPEETIATIGAAHAIWIAYASLLSPGDEILVEEPAYEPLLTTARGIGAHVTRFPRPADSDYAVDPELVAERITERTRAVLITNLHNPTGRRTDDETLQEVARLIGERGGHLIVNEIYSPFDDFVDKDGVFRGCARRLADNIVVVSSMTKCYGLGTHRFGWVLGPVDVIRRAYATMMSSAGYLPLPHAQLFIHALSHIQTLAARSRRLLADKRARASAWLAQEQPRFAWSGPQSGLFGLATLPGAGDLRPALEKGAAEHGALVVPGSFFEVPNGFRLSWSIDDPRLDEGLDRLGRILRSL
- a CDS encoding FliM/FliN family flagellar motor switch protein, with product MSRTVRRYPWDALDGMSARSLEAMRALRHLLDASGSIAAMQAALAEILDSRIEVRLRHVRDATRAGRTDPSAVTLGLEDDTGTVRAWLEVEGALAAQVVARALRRPLLRTSSLDPFSPPPATVYGAFAAVVVTTLRRGAGALPLRVRTMDAAMEDALFASFTVVLGDEAFLARVAFSPGDPLLSPRTEPPWDRAALARLGDIPLSMPIVASVSLSTVSEMKTLTPGAVWLPPPWSLSGPVILCAPRSDRGLSATLGADGKLVVGGSVEDLSMAREDNALVENAGDVPVVVRVEVGSAEMRAREWANLRAGDVITLGRPVGSSVILRVGGQEVARGELVDIEGELGVRILENQG
- a CDS encoding tetratricopeptide repeat protein, whose product is MFDSWKQVRRLGVVLTLALASAAGCGGATPAVNSPTSLGDARDKGRASGDGETVGRWALLEMVAPGGDAGQAKNAIGKLRQMKHEGLYGSLALALYDETHGDPRAAADAYAASLVAASKSEDPDVHLVAWFATNHLHALRGSVADLYTRHKKTLEDLIARPGKLGWRSVAELSDWSNAEAFDKAVVIDDAYDAQYTARAGCARKVRLAGPFGRGTSVDRRRSFPAEDSRPWPPSWEPDPLRGTRPHILKVEQHRCLVGSPEQTGKGVFYAEAFFSTDQERDLILAVAGALKVWVDDVPVLERDLREWGVWQRFGANVHVGPGRHRVLARILNDNTSFRFFGADGRPAGITTDIDATRPYGLTKAVALPSVNPLDTIVRNRAAASPLQGFFAASLASVDGLDDVASALLDPYVEPENAAPVALQTAAAFAHADPIYPEDKRRQNERRYRTRAVEKDAGLWYSRAWLALDSGEQKGLVEGVEPLRKLVEEFPNEPEILEGLGRVYGKLEWRAERMRAFADLSKRFPDDADALRAYLDALEDDGPLELADAVAVRIKKLDPEAEVDLERALARQDWKAAIDELRRLAKRRPDRKEIATRIADVLARAGNPAAAAAELDKALAKNPEDATVRFRLADRAFSKGDRGALRRALAESIQAGASVAELRDAITVIEGATNLEPYRIDGKQVIRDFEKWEKSGKKMAGNAARVLDYSALWVHPDGSSEMLEHEIQRMQSQEAIGKEAEQQPPQGLVLRLRVIKPDGSVLEPEPVEGKPTLTLPHLEIGDYVEMEHVTSFRGDGEKGKSYKGPQWFFREADKGYWRSEFVVISPKDRPLEVETRGSVPKPKERALGTFVERRWRVDESPPAPEEPDAVPPTEFLPSVRIGWGQSLQESLARLVDLASDETPLDPRLGKLAREIVKDVPEKSRLARAEKLYHYVLGAVEEGNENDGRRALTGRSGSLQSAYGHLLRQLGIPLELAVVKNRLAPPPLGKLSETEAYDSLVMRLDTESGIRWLTVRDKFAPFGYIAAGLRGQPAYRLIPGTPRDTTATGGDLDGVSFEGRATLREDGSASLDLSQAFRGKVGASVRGVFDRIAAGQVRDFVETRLVGRNFPGARVRDVQVEGKQALDAPLVVRVKADVPQLARAVNGGMSLKPMFPMRLAQLAALAERQTPQLISGSSHVEVKFEVVVPESMRMPSSLPVGEVRDGERLVRVGDAVHGHALYLDRVVDIPAGRVQPGEEYTRFQRFSQQADQLVEREIMLGR